A region from the Actinoplanes sp. OR16 genome encodes:
- a CDS encoding nucleoside triphosphate pyrophosphohydrolase has product MTSRIILLVTSPRLPAGLLTAEAWDTVRACPVFADAESEQSRALRANGVEVTVLDELLDAQAFLDVVGDRPAVVWLAGPDGDQAFARQLGLRLAREPGLAELELMYGSWDPPGARLLDAVAVMDRLVSPGGDPWKRAQTHRTLAPYLLEESYEAYDAIVSDDLAALREELGDVLLQVVLHARLAEEQPDGRGWNIDDVAGGLVEKMVRRNPHVFAGERIEDIEEITANWERIKQEEKARESVLDGIALSQPALALAAKILHRVERGSLPVPMPRSVDLGTSLLNVVAEARAAGLDPEAELRRATLDYADAVRAAENVGGAE; this is encoded by the coding sequence TTGACCAGCCGGATCATCCTCCTCGTCACCTCGCCGCGACTGCCTGCCGGGCTGCTCACGGCGGAGGCCTGGGACACCGTCCGGGCCTGCCCGGTCTTCGCCGACGCGGAGAGTGAGCAGTCCCGGGCGCTGCGGGCGAACGGCGTGGAGGTGACGGTGCTGGACGAGCTCCTCGACGCGCAGGCGTTCCTCGACGTCGTCGGCGACCGGCCCGCCGTGGTCTGGCTGGCCGGGCCGGACGGGGATCAGGCGTTCGCCCGGCAGCTCGGCCTGCGTCTCGCACGGGAGCCGGGTCTCGCCGAGCTGGAGCTGATGTACGGCTCCTGGGATCCGCCCGGCGCGCGGCTGCTCGACGCGGTCGCGGTGATGGATCGGCTGGTCTCGCCGGGCGGCGATCCGTGGAAGCGGGCGCAGACGCACCGGACGCTCGCGCCCTATCTGCTCGAGGAGAGCTACGAGGCGTACGACGCGATCGTGTCGGACGACCTGGCCGCGCTGCGCGAGGAACTCGGTGACGTGCTGCTGCAGGTGGTGCTGCACGCCCGGCTCGCCGAGGAGCAGCCGGACGGCCGTGGCTGGAACATCGACGACGTGGCCGGTGGCCTGGTCGAGAAGATGGTGCGGCGCAACCCGCACGTCTTCGCCGGCGAGCGGATCGAGGACATCGAAGAGATCACCGCCAACTGGGAGCGGATCAAGCAGGAGGAGAAGGCGCGGGAGTCGGTCCTGGACGGGATCGCGCTGAGCCAGCCCGCCCTCGCGCTGGCCGCCAAGATCCTCCATCGAGTGGAGCGCGGCTCTCTCCCCGTACCGATGCCCCGATCTGTTGATCTTGGAACGTCGCTGCTGAACGTGGTCGCCGAGGCTCGCGCTGCCGGGCTCGACCCGGAGGCCGAGCTGCGCCGGGCGACGCTCGACTACGCGGACGCGGTGCGTGCGGCGGAAAATGTCGGTGGCGCCGAGTAG
- a CDS encoding DUF885 domain-containing protein produces the protein MAEFVPLAERIVDALLESDPAIATYAGDHRFDDRLPDLSASGVAGRVAMLRDAGDALSGVDPDGLDAEDQVDHAILTALVERAAFELTEVREHEWNPLKHNPGPMLHALLSRPFAPAEERLTSLAGRLEAIPDALATARAVLRDVPRIHAETAAGQFAGTAALIRAEVPALLAQAPGLRDVVEPAATAALAALGEFDGRLRGLLDSGEPGRDPRLGRRLWEARLWHTLDTELSASEVLSRARANLDRVGAELREAAAELVGGPADDDTVRRALDTIAAEHPDDTSIVGLAKLTMDETTAFVREHDIVSLLDDACVIQEMPEFARGVAVAYCDPPGPLETADVPTFYCIAPAPADWPAERVASFYREYNNQMIRGLTVHEAMPGHFLQLAHSRRFRAATRVRSLGLNGPFVEGWAVYAESVMIGLGFGGLPVRLQQLKMQLRMSINAIIDQLVHCDGLSEAEAMELMTGRGFQEEGEAAGKWRRALLTSTQLSTYFVGYTEVSAIAAARPFGATPRAWHDAMLAHGSPPPRHLRTLLGV, from the coding sequence ATGGCTGAGTTCGTGCCGCTCGCCGAGCGCATCGTCGACGCTCTCCTGGAGAGCGACCCCGCAATCGCGACCTACGCGGGTGACCACCGTTTCGACGACCGCCTGCCCGACCTCTCCGCATCCGGCGTGGCCGGCCGGGTCGCGATGCTGCGCGACGCCGGTGACGCGCTCAGCGGCGTCGACCCCGACGGCCTCGACGCGGAGGACCAGGTCGACCACGCGATCCTGACCGCGCTGGTGGAGCGGGCCGCGTTCGAGCTGACCGAGGTCCGCGAGCACGAGTGGAACCCTCTGAAGCACAACCCCGGTCCGATGCTGCACGCCCTGCTGTCCCGTCCGTTCGCCCCGGCCGAGGAGCGCCTCACCAGCCTGGCCGGCCGGCTCGAGGCGATCCCCGACGCGCTGGCCACCGCCCGTGCCGTGCTGCGCGACGTTCCCCGCATCCACGCCGAGACGGCCGCGGGTCAGTTCGCCGGCACCGCCGCGCTGATCCGTGCCGAGGTGCCCGCGCTGCTGGCCCAGGCGCCCGGCCTGCGCGACGTCGTCGAGCCCGCCGCCACCGCGGCGCTCGCCGCCCTCGGCGAGTTCGACGGCCGGCTGCGCGGCCTGCTCGACAGCGGCGAGCCGGGCCGTGACCCGCGGCTGGGCCGCCGCCTGTGGGAGGCGCGGCTCTGGCACACGCTCGACACCGAGCTCTCCGCGTCCGAGGTGCTGTCCCGGGCCCGGGCCAACCTCGACCGGGTCGGCGCCGAGCTGCGCGAGGCGGCCGCCGAGCTGGTCGGCGGTCCGGCCGACGACGACACGGTCCGCCGCGCGCTCGACACGATCGCCGCCGAGCACCCCGACGACACCAGCATCGTCGGGCTGGCCAAGCTGACGATGGACGAGACGACGGCGTTCGTCCGCGAGCACGACATCGTCTCGCTGCTCGACGACGCCTGCGTGATCCAGGAGATGCCGGAGTTCGCCAGGGGCGTCGCCGTGGCCTACTGCGATCCGCCCGGCCCGCTGGAGACGGCCGACGTGCCGACCTTCTACTGCATCGCCCCGGCCCCCGCCGACTGGCCGGCCGAGCGGGTGGCGAGCTTCTACCGGGAATACAACAATCAGATGATCCGGGGCCTGACCGTCCACGAGGCGATGCCCGGCCACTTCCTGCAGCTCGCCCACTCCCGCCGGTTCCGGGCCGCCACCCGGGTCCGGTCGCTCGGACTCAACGGCCCGTTCGTCGAGGGCTGGGCGGTCTACGCCGAGTCGGTGATGATCGGCCTCGGCTTCGGTGGCCTCCCGGTCCGGCTGCAGCAGCTCAAGATGCAGCTCCGGATGAGCATCAACGCCATCATCGACCAGCTCGTCCACTGCGACGGCCTGTCCGAGGCCGAGGCGATGGAGCTGATGACCGGCCGCGGCTTCCAGGAGGAGGGCGAGGCGGCCGGCAAGTGGCGGCGGGCGCTGCTCACGTCGACGCAGCTCTCTACCTACTTCGTCGGCTACACCGAGGTGTCGGCGATCGCGGCGGCCCGCCCGTTCGGCGCCACCCCGCGAGCCTGGCACGACGCGATGCTGGCTCATGGATCCCCGCCGCCGAGGCACCTGCGCACCCTGCTCGGCGTCTGA
- the eno gene encoding phosphopyruvate hydratase has translation MATIEAIVAREILDSRGNPTVEVEVGLDDGTVGRAAVPSGASTGAFEALELRDGDKGRYLGKGVEKAVANIEDKIADELIGYEASEQRLIDQKMLDLDGTDTKSELGANAILGVSLAVAKAAALSAELPLFRYVGGPNAAVLPVPMMNIVNGGAHADSNVDVQEFMIAPIGAPTFREALRTGAEVYHALKSVLKKKGLSTGLGDEGGFAPNLPANAAALDLIAEAVQSAGFTLGTDIVLAMDVAATEFYKDGSYVFEGASKTTDEMIAYYSKLASDYPIVSIEDPLSEDDWAGWSAMTAELGNKIQIVGDDLFVTNPQRIARGIAESAGNAVLVKVNQIGSLTETLDAVDLAHRAGFKTMMSHRSGETEDTTIADLAVAVGSGQIKTGAPARSDRVAKYNQLLRIEEQLESAARYAGAGAFPRYRVG, from the coding sequence ATGGCCACCATTGAAGCGATCGTCGCCCGCGAGATCCTCGATTCCCGGGGCAACCCCACCGTCGAGGTCGAGGTCGGCCTGGACGACGGCACGGTCGGCCGCGCCGCGGTGCCCTCCGGCGCCTCCACCGGTGCTTTCGAAGCGCTCGAGCTCCGCGACGGCGACAAGGGCCGCTACCTCGGCAAGGGTGTCGAGAAGGCCGTCGCCAACATCGAAGACAAGATCGCCGACGAGCTGATCGGCTACGAGGCGAGCGAGCAGCGCCTGATCGACCAGAAGATGCTCGACCTGGACGGCACCGACACCAAGTCGGAGCTGGGCGCCAACGCGATCCTGGGTGTCTCGCTCGCCGTCGCGAAGGCCGCCGCGCTCTCCGCCGAGCTGCCGCTGTTCCGCTACGTCGGTGGCCCGAACGCCGCCGTCCTGCCGGTCCCGATGATGAACATCGTCAACGGTGGCGCCCACGCCGACTCGAACGTCGACGTGCAGGAGTTCATGATCGCCCCGATCGGCGCGCCGACCTTCCGCGAGGCGCTGCGGACCGGCGCCGAGGTCTACCACGCGCTCAAGTCGGTGCTGAAGAAGAAGGGCCTCTCGACCGGCCTGGGCGACGAGGGCGGCTTCGCGCCGAACCTGCCGGCCAACGCCGCCGCGCTGGACCTGATCGCCGAGGCCGTCCAGTCTGCCGGCTTCACCCTGGGCACCGACATCGTCCTGGCCATGGACGTCGCGGCGACCGAGTTCTACAAGGACGGGTCCTACGTGTTCGAGGGCGCCTCGAAGACGACCGACGAGATGATCGCGTACTACTCGAAGCTGGCGTCGGACTACCCGATCGTGTCGATCGAGGACCCGCTGTCCGAGGACGACTGGGCCGGCTGGAGCGCGATGACCGCCGAGCTGGGCAACAAGATCCAGATCGTGGGTGACGACCTGTTCGTCACCAACCCGCAGCGCATCGCCCGCGGCATCGCGGAGAGCGCCGGCAACGCGGTCCTGGTCAAGGTGAACCAGATCGGCTCGCTCACCGAGACGCTGGACGCCGTGGACCTGGCCCACCGGGCCGGCTTCAAGACGATGATGTCGCACCGGTCCGGCGAGACCGAGGACACCACCATCGCCGACCTGGCGGTGGCGGTCGGCAGCGGCCAGATCAAGACCGGCGCCCCGGCCCGTTCCGACCGGGTCGCGAAGTACAACCAGCTCCTGCGCATCGAGGAGCAGCTGGAGAGCGCCGCCCGGTACGCCGGTGCGGGCGCGTTCCCGCGTTACCGCGTCGGCTGA
- a CDS encoding septum formation initiator family protein, whose translation MPSSRRTNGSGPEKAAERTHAPRPRALTGRATILIAVFVALALAYTYPLRVYLEQESQIAQIEQDQAAQREKIEATAKELAKWQDDEYLRIQARERYFYVRPGETPLVIYYDGPGAARDAAKNAPAAAPDRWYDTLWSSVQAANAEPAN comes from the coding sequence GTGCCGTCGTCTCGTCGTACCAATGGATCCGGTCCTGAAAAAGCCGCCGAGCGAACCCATGCGCCTCGCCCGCGCGCGCTCACCGGCCGGGCCACCATCCTGATCGCCGTCTTCGTCGCTCTCGCGCTGGCATACACCTATCCGCTGAGGGTCTACCTCGAGCAGGAGAGCCAGATCGCGCAGATCGAGCAGGACCAGGCGGCGCAGCGGGAGAAGATCGAGGCCACCGCCAAGGAGCTGGCCAAATGGCAGGACGACGAGTACCTCCGCATCCAGGCCCGCGAGCGGTACTTCTACGTCCGTCCCGGTGAGACACCGCTGGTCATCTACTACGATGGCCCGGGCGCCGCTCGCGACGCCGCCAAGAATGCGCCGGCGGCCGCTCCCGACCGCTGGTACGACACGCTGTGGAGCAGCGTCCAAGCCGCGAATGCGGAGCCCGCGAACTGA